In Stanieria sp. NIES-3757, the DNA window TTAATCTCAAAAAATATTATCTCCAACAACTGCAAGATTTAGACAGTCAACCTCATGAAATTGAGGCGATGAAACAGCAGGAATTGAGACAACTAAATCAACAACTTCAACAAGCTGGAAAAGAATTTTGTCATCACATCGAAAGCGAAGTAAATCTAATTGTTACCAACGGCGATCCTGCTTTTGAAGATGATTTTCGCAAACTCAAAGCCAGAATGGTAAGTCGTCTCGATGAACTATTACAAACCTTTTCCGTCGCCAATGCTTACAGTCGCGCTACTCTTTCCCATCCCCGTAACGCCACCGCACCCTTAATTGCCGTTTTAGTTGAGGCTTTATATCATCTCGCTAACGAATTGGAAGATGTTTTAGTCGAAGAATCAAACAAATTAGTCAAAATTTTCTGCCAACGCTTATTAGATCGAGTCAAACAAGCCGAATATTACCGTCAGTTGTATCGCCTCTTAGGTAACGATGGAGGTATTGAAACTCAACTCAAACAACTAGAAACCCAATTAATCCATGCCTTAGTTAGTGAAGCCAAAACCGAATGCGATCGCTATGTTCGAGAAAGTCCCCGATTTTATGATGAGGGTACATTCTCAATATATCAATTTCGGCAAACTTTGCAACAAACATCTCAAGGTTATGACTGTCAAAGCATGGTAGAAGCTGAACCTGCCATCCGTCAGTTATTAAAATTAGACTTTGAACCCAAAGTTTCTACCACAATTCGCTGTAACTTCCGTCAGACAATCAATCAAACGTTGAAAACCCATTTATTACCAATAGCAACCCAACAAGCAGACGAAATCTTACAACAATATCCCCAAGCACGTGCCAATCTCGAACAAACTTTAGAACAAGAAGCAGTCGAAAAAATTGCTCGCAATCAAAGATTACAAATCGAAATTGAACAAAAAATTGAGCAATACAATCAAGCAGTTTCTAGTATTAATAATTGTCTCCAATCAATGCAAGTTTACGAGCATCAATTACCAGTAATTATTAAGAATGAAATTATCAAAGAACCTATTCATTTTGATGATGAAAATCAAGATCATAGTCAAAGAGAATCACTTCTTGCTATAACCGAAATCTAACTAGTAGGGTGGGCAATGCCCACCTTTAAATTAATCAACTATATCAATCAATTATATGGAAGAACAAAAACAAGTCATTAATCAAGATGAAGTTTTATCTGTTAATCGAGAAGATAACATTTTAATTGCTCATCATACTTACAAAGTAGAAGAGTTTTTACAAGAGTTAGGAAAACGAATCGATAAAAATAAAATGGAAAAATGGTGTGTTGATGGTGTTGCTTGTGAATTATTAACTCCCAATCAAGGATGGAGAAAAGGTAAGGTCAAAATAGTTTTACAATTTTCTCTAGATGAAACAGAATCTCCACTCGATCCCATTAGAAAAGAAATGACATAAAAATATTTATTAATAACAAAACTATTATTAAGGTAATTACTATGGAATTAAACGAATTTCTTAAACAATGTGAAGATGATGATGTTTTATGCTGGAAAGAAAATTTATTTAAATTTAAAACAATTAAATATGCAATTGAATATACTTTTATCCACAAAATAGGAAATAAGATAACTGAATCATTAAAACAACACCATAATATTAATATAAGTGATACAAATTGGTTTGAAAATGGTATACCTTTTTCAATATTAAAATCAGGTTATAAAGGATGGCAGAAAGGAAAGCTAAAAATTAAAGTTGTTTTAGAATTTGAACCAGATGAACCAGAAAAACCAGAATCGCCTTTAGATGATATTAGACAAGATATTAACGAAAAAAATATTTAGCAGAATTTATTAACTATGGAATTGAACAAATTTCTCGAACAATGTAATGATAATGATGTTTTAGCTGTAGAAAACAAACTTTTTAAAATCGGTCATGTAATAAATGCAATTAGAACTGCTTTTTTAACGAAAGTACCAGATACGTTGTATGAGTGTCTAAAAAATAGCAATGTAGATATACAACCTATGAGGGGATTTAGATATCATTCAAGACAAACAGGTGATAGTTACAGACAAGATAATACTTTATGGTTTACAGAAGGAATTGATGCAGAAATATTAGAACCAAACTTTAATAGTTGGAAAAAAGGCAAAATCAGAATGAGAGTAGTCTTAGAATTTTGCCCAGACGAGCCTGAAGAAAAAGAAAATATAAATAATCATAAAATCGATAACAATTCTTTAGACGATATCCGTTCAACTATCTCTCAACAATAAATATAATTGTGAATTAATTTACAATTTAGGTAAGGATTATCCGTCATATAGGTAGGGGCAATTCGCGAATTGCCCCTACAGAATATATTTATTTATAAATAACACCAAAATTTAATGTCCAAAACACCCAGAATAAATATTCCAGATTCAGTTAGAAAATACGTTTTACAACGCGATAATTATCAATGCCAAAGTTGTGGTAAAACTGAACAAGAAACCAAATTAAATATCGATCATATTATTCCCTTAGCTACAGGCGGAACTAACGATATTAGTAATCTTCAAACTCTTTGTAGTCGTTGCAATCAACAAAAAAAGCATCACTTCGATCACAGATTTAAACGTTATTTTGATTAAACAAGAAAATAAGAACAAATTATTATTTACAAAATCTCTGCCAAATCTAAAACAAAGTCAGGTAAAATATTTTCTCCTGATAAAGTTTGAGGAGACTTAATTACTTCTACTTCTTGATCTACACGATAAATTTCTACTTGCTGATTTTGGCGATCAATTAACCAACCTAATTTAGTACCATTATCAAGATACTCTTGCATCTTTTCTTGTAAAGGTTTAAGAGCATCAGTTTTAGAACGTAATTCCACCACAAAATCAGGACAAATTGGTGCAAATCTTTCTTTTTCTTCCAAAGTTAATGATTCCCATTGTTCTTTTTTTACCCACGAAGCATCGGGAGAACGTTCCGCGCCATTAGGAAGTTTAAAACCTGTAGAAGAATCAAAAGCGACTCCTAATTTAGTTTGTTTATTCCAATTTCCTAGCTGTACGATAATATCGAGATTCCGTCTACCTGTATCACTTCCCGTAGGCGACATAACAATTAAATCCCCTTGAGCATTTCTTTCAAAACGATAATCACGGTTACGCTGACAAAGTTGCCAAAACTGTTCGTCAGTTAAATCGATAGATAATTGCAAAGGAGAAGGTAGACTAACAGCAATTGTATCCATAATTAATTGAAAGGATGCGTAAGCAAACTTTACTCATTTTGATTTGATTTTAGTATATTGATTTTTTAAGCTGTTCCTTTAAATAATCCTTGGGGACGAATAAATAAAATAATTACCATAATCAACAAAGCAACCCCTAATTTATATTGGGAATTAAGAACCGTTACACTTAATTCTTGAGCAACACCAATAATTAACGCACCAACAATTGCTCCGTAAACATTACCAATTCCACCTAAGATAACTGAAGCAAATAGAGGCAAAATCAAAAACCAACCCATATTAGGGCGTACTGCGGTGATTAAACCGTACATTCCTCCAGATATCGCCGTTAATATCCCAACGATAATCCAAGTCCAAAGTACTACTTGTTCAACATTAATTCCTGATACTCTAGCTAAATCGATATTATCGGCGACTGCACGCATGGCTTTACCGATTTTAGTTTTTTGTAATAAAAAGTGAAGCGCAACGATCGCAATAATAGCTAAGACAATCACAACGATACGATAATAAGCAATTCTAACGCCACCTACATCAAGAGCTTGTACTACAGGTAAATCGTAAGATTGGTTACTAGCACCCCAAATTAACAAAATCCCACTGCGAAGAAATAAAGCTAATCCAATTGAGATAATAATAAGGGTAGTAGAAGTAGCTCTGCGATCGCGCATAGGTTTCCACAGCAGAAATTCACTAATGAGCATGGCAATCACTGTACCTATTGCTCCTAGTGCCATTGCCAACCAAATATTGACACCATTAATATTAGCCAACCAAGTCAAGTATGCACCTAAAGTTAGAAAGTCTCCATGGGCGAAGTTGGAAAGACGTAAAATACCATAAGTTAAAGTCAATCCAATCGCAGCTAAGGCAAGCACACTACCAACAGCAATACCATTAAAAATTAATTGAAGATCCATCCAGCTTGTTTTCTCGTAGGACGAATATATTTTAATATCAAGTCGAAAAATTTATTAAATTAAAGAATAGTACTATTGCAACTAATGTCGTGTCAGAATCAGAAGTTAATTCTTTATCTAACCGCTATTTCGATTTAATCGATCGCATTGTCGATCTAACCCTTCAAGGCAAAATTCGCTCCAAAGCACAAGTATATAGAATGCTCCATGAAGGAATAGAGCGCGGTACAGGAGAAATTTTTGAACGCTGTTTGGCAAGTAGAATGGAAACTACGACAGCGCAATTAGAAAAGAAACTTAAAGCTGCTCGCATCTTAAGAGCCTTAGAAACCATCGAAGGAGAATGGCAACGATGGCAAGCCGAAAACCAATCAAACCAAGTAATTATCTCTGCTCAAACTCAAATTACTGCGACTGAAAGCGATCGCTATTTACTCGCTTTAATTGATGCGATCGATCCTAATCAAAATCAAGCTTTAACTAGAAATCAACTACAACAGTTAGCTAAAGCTTTAAAATCAACTGCCGATAATCAAGAAAACCCTCAATTAGCTCAATTATCCTTAGGTATCATTGATGGTTTAAAATCTTTTGCCGATTTAGAAGGAGATTTAGTTAGCTGGATTTATGAAGCAGGGAAAAGTTATATTGGTTTTGAACCCGAACCAAACAATCCTTGGCGTTT includes these proteins:
- a CDS encoding HNH endonuclease; the protein is MSKTPRINIPDSVRKYVLQRDNYQCQSCGKTEQETKLNIDHIIPLATGGTNDISNLQTLCSRCNQQKKHHFDHRFKRYFD
- the livH gene encoding high-affinity branched-chain amino acid transport permease protein → MDLQLIFNGIAVGSVLALAAIGLTLTYGILRLSNFAHGDFLTLGAYLTWLANINGVNIWLAMALGAIGTVIAMLISEFLLWKPMRDRRATSTTLIIISIGLALFLRSGILLIWGASNQSYDLPVVQALDVGGVRIAYYRIVVIVLAIIAIVALHFLLQKTKIGKAMRAVADNIDLARVSGINVEQVVLWTWIIVGILTAISGGMYGLITAVRPNMGWFLILPLFASVILGGIGNVYGAIVGALIIGVAQELSVTVLNSQYKLGVALLIMVIILFIRPQGLFKGTA